A genomic window from Gemmatimonadaceae bacterium includes:
- the rpsG gene encoding 30S ribosomal protein S7: MSRRKSAVKRSILPDARYDSQTVSKFINVLMYQGKKSTAERIFYGAMDVVEAKAQQPGVQVFKQALTNLKPVVEVKSRRVGGATYQVPVEVRPDRRTALAMRWLILYSRERNEKSMAEKLAAEVLAAAKGEGNAIKKKEDTHRMAEANKAFAHYRW, from the coding sequence ATGAGCCGCCGCAAGAGTGCCGTGAAGCGCAGCATCCTCCCGGATGCGCGCTACGACAGCCAGACTGTCAGCAAGTTCATCAACGTCCTGATGTACCAGGGCAAGAAGTCCACCGCCGAGCGCATCTTCTACGGCGCGATGGACGTCGTCGAGGCCAAGGCGCAGCAGCCGGGCGTGCAGGTCTTCAAGCAGGCGCTGACCAACCTCAAGCCGGTCGTCGAGGTGAAGTCCCGCCGCGTCGGCGGTGCCACCTACCAGGTGCCCGTCGAGGTCCGCCCGGACCGCCGCACCGCGCTGGCGATGCGCTGGTTGATCCTCTACTCGCGCGAGCGCAACGAGAAGTCGATGGCCGAGAAGCTGGCCGCCGAGGTCCTCGCTGCCGCGAAGGGCGAGGGCAACGCCATCAAGAAGAAGGAAGACACGCACCGGATGGCGGAAGCGAACAAGGCGTTCGCGCACTATCGCTGGTAA
- the rpsL gene encoding 30S ribosomal protein S12, which produces MPTINQLVRQSRKAVVKKDKAPALKENPFKRGVCTRVYTTTPKKPNSALRKVARVRLVNGFEVTAYIPGEGHNLQEHSIVLIRGGRVKDLPGVRYHIVRGKLDASGVNGRNKSRSKYGTKKPKAGAPAGGKK; this is translated from the coding sequence ATGCCGACGATCAACCAACTCGTCCGGCAGAGCCGCAAGGCAGTCGTCAAGAAGGATAAGGCGCCGGCTCTGAAGGAGAATCCGTTCAAGCGTGGCGTGTGCACGCGCGTGTACACCACCACCCCCAAGAAGCCGAACTCCGCGCTGCGTAAGGTCGCGCGCGTGCGTCTCGTCAACGGCTTCGAAGTCACCGCCTACATCCCCGGCGAGGGCCACAACCTGCAGGAGCACTCGATCGTGCTCATCCGCGGTGGCCGTGTAAAGGACCTGCCGGGCGTGCGCTACCACATCGTGCGCGGCAAGCTCGACGCCTCCGGCGTCAACGGGCGCAACAAGAGCCGCTCCAAGTACGGGACCAAGAAGCCGAAGGCTGGAGCCCCGGCTGGAGGGAAGAAGTAA